The following coding sequences lie in one Candidatus Nitrospira allomarina genomic window:
- a CDS encoding efflux transporter outer membrane subunit, translating into MPKCSAMLLSLLIAFGCTMGPDYKRPDIPTSDSWRLAPDTSESIANIPWWELFKDEELQKLIHTALEENLDLRVAAAAVEEFNNQLVIAQFDLAPSLDYSGDGLFYHNTNNGLSTGGGSILPGQAAGRSGRGNLDYSRESFMGGIKWEVDLWGRIRRNVEATRAELLARVENQRGVVIALVSDVAQSYFTLRALDLQVQIAKRTLKVWDEAVRLSRSQYEHGYASKLDLDRFEAEQAGTRAQLANLEQQGVQAENRISVLLGQRPMAIPRGFGLTEQPLPPEIPVGLPSSLLSQRPDILEAEQKLIASNANIGVAQALRFPQFSINGGGGVAGFQINSMGTGPFATVGVAGTLTGPLFNATALGYGVGIATAQEQQALARYELAILNAFREVEDSLITITKTREQREAQESQVASLKSALNFADKRYRGGFASYLDVLSAQRDLFQAELSLVSTRQQHLSSIVRLYKALGGGWTPSEGEQQG; encoded by the coding sequence ATGCCAAAATGTAGTGCCATGCTCCTGAGCCTCCTGATCGCCTTCGGCTGCACCATGGGGCCGGATTACAAGCGGCCCGATATTCCGACGTCCGATTCCTGGCGGCTCGCACCCGACACATCTGAATCCATCGCCAATATACCGTGGTGGGAGTTGTTCAAGGATGAAGAACTTCAAAAACTCATCCATACCGCTTTAGAGGAGAATCTTGACCTGCGAGTTGCGGCCGCGGCGGTTGAGGAATTTAACAACCAACTGGTCATCGCTCAATTCGACCTCGCCCCTTCCCTGGATTATTCCGGCGATGGCTTGTTCTATCACAACACGAATAATGGACTCTCCACTGGAGGCGGATCGATTCTCCCTGGGCAAGCCGCTGGAAGAAGCGGACGCGGGAACCTTGACTATTCGAGGGAATCCTTCATGGGGGGCATCAAATGGGAAGTCGATCTTTGGGGAAGGATTCGCCGGAACGTCGAAGCCACCAGAGCGGAATTACTGGCACGAGTGGAAAACCAGCGCGGGGTCGTCATCGCGCTGGTCAGTGACGTCGCCCAATCCTACTTCACCCTCCGTGCTCTTGATCTTCAGGTGCAAATTGCCAAACGCACGCTCAAAGTCTGGGACGAAGCCGTGAGACTCAGTCGGTCGCAATATGAACACGGGTATGCTTCGAAGTTGGATCTGGATCGATTCGAGGCCGAACAGGCTGGCACGAGAGCACAGTTGGCAAATCTGGAGCAGCAGGGAGTTCAAGCAGAGAACCGGATTAGCGTCCTATTAGGACAACGGCCGATGGCCATCCCGCGTGGGTTTGGGCTCACGGAACAACCTCTGCCACCGGAAATACCGGTCGGATTGCCTTCTAGTCTTCTGAGTCAGCGCCCCGATATTCTGGAGGCGGAACAGAAACTCATCGCATCCAATGCAAATATCGGTGTGGCCCAGGCTCTACGCTTTCCTCAATTCAGTATCAACGGCGGTGGTGGGGTAGCTGGTTTTCAAATAAATTCCATGGGAACCGGACCGTTCGCAACGGTTGGAGTCGCAGGCACCTTGACCGGTCCACTTTTCAACGCGACGGCACTTGGCTACGGGGTGGGAATTGCAACCGCACAAGAACAACAGGCCCTTGCCCGGTATGAGTTGGCCATTCTCAATGCGTTTAGAGAAGTTGAGGATTCATTGATCACGATTACGAAAACCCGCGAACAACGTGAGGCACAGGAATCCCAGGTTGCATCCCTTAAGTCCGCGTTGAATTTCGCAGACAAACGTTACCGGGGAGGGTTTGCCTCCTACCTGGATGTCTTATCAGCACAACGGGACCTCTTTCAGGCCGAACTGAGCCTGGTCTCAACCAGGCAGCAACATCTAAGTTCCATCGTCCGGCTCTACAAAGCCCTGGGTGGCGGTTGGACCCCTTCCGAGGGAGAACAACAAGGATGA
- a CDS encoding AsmA family protein produces the protein MVFPVEDLRAIDLGLDVEIQHIRKSKEDLGHASFQIALEEGLLALQPVTGNLWGGEVEGKLVLDGTQYVPTLEANLHVQGLDYERVSRSFEVADLVKGQSQSIMLGLKGRGDTLHEVLEQASGRFELVDGPLELATKYIDLWAADLITTALTTAWESESVTKLNCTVGYFDIEEGVVKSNDILIDSHRLTIAGIGKLNLADETLDVLLTPRPKDPSLFSLAHTVRITGPLSDPDVSSDKFRIAESGGWGLLGLVTPVGWVIAIPQIAGTTMGTMKQNPCVEALKGRQETAQALEDIKGGWWGKIKKTFTNLGGSSKSSSDNPR, from the coding sequence TTGGTTTTTCCGGTTGAGGATCTCAGGGCCATTGATCTCGGGCTTGATGTCGAAATTCAACATATTCGAAAGAGCAAAGAGGATCTGGGCCATGCCTCATTTCAGATCGCCCTTGAAGAGGGCTTGCTTGCCCTGCAACCCGTAACCGGAAATCTTTGGGGAGGGGAAGTTGAAGGGAAACTGGTCCTCGACGGAACCCAATACGTTCCGACCCTTGAGGCAAATCTGCACGTCCAGGGCCTGGATTATGAGCGCGTCAGCAGATCGTTCGAGGTTGCCGATCTGGTGAAAGGGCAGTCCCAATCCATCATGCTGGGCCTAAAGGGTCGAGGAGATACGTTACATGAAGTCTTGGAACAAGCCAGTGGACGATTTGAGCTGGTCGATGGCCCACTTGAACTGGCCACAAAATACATTGATTTGTGGGCGGCTGATTTGATCACGACGGCCTTAACTACTGCCTGGGAAAGTGAATCAGTCACCAAATTGAATTGTACTGTCGGGTATTTTGATATTGAAGAGGGAGTGGTGAAAAGTAATGATATCCTCATCGACTCCCATCGACTGACAATCGCGGGCATTGGAAAATTAAATCTGGCGGATGAAACCCTGGACGTGCTCCTGACTCCACGGCCCAAAGACCCCAGTTTATTCAGTCTGGCTCACACGGTTCGCATCACCGGTCCGCTTTCAGATCCGGATGTGTCCAGTGACAAATTCCGCATAGCCGAAAGCGGCGGGTGGGGACTGTTGGGGTTAGTCACTCCGGTGGGATGGGTGATTGCGATTCCGCAAATTGCTGGAACCACCATGGGGACGATGAAACAAAACCCCTGCGTTGAGGCCTTAAAGGGGCGACAAGAAACCGCTCAGGCTCTCGAAGATATCAAAGGCGGTTGGTGGGGAAAAATTAAGAAGACCTTTACCAATCTTGGTGGATCTTCTAAATCTTCTTCCGACAATCCACGGTAA
- a CDS encoding alginate export family protein has product MALSLCWILLTASVSQSEEPHKQPSPPIDDPFLLWRLDAVRKRTRDIPQNVWERIRNGQKWTWNEYPDQVLIQEENVIKWPRYLSAALNTPEWLDLGFTNRVRREGFDYPFKADQKGNTWTWNQRTRFRATTKWKVFRAELEFQGANSGEQSNTDVVGSSTFNAANIQQLFVSMTLPSFLETGLRTDLHVGRINMDVGSRRLVARSRFPNTAQPFDGIHWRVAETNQWFFRAFFSEVVSDNNNRNRFGLFTNGGNYFWGLSYENSHVSWARTQLYYFGRDEKEKKGGTEREHSTLGVRVYQRPEIGAYDYEAESAWQFGTLDNMDHFAYLQHFSLGYTFAFPWSPRILAMYDYASGTKNPNGNQSHTFDSLFGARNFEYTSTSLFGPFFRSNISSPGIRLITHPLPTLDINVKYRVWYLAQSRDKWVNSGMQDPTGAAGNFLGQDVQVRLQWRPSPSFIIDAGYEHFFKGSYIKNQTDVPGNPPANDTNYFYIQTEVRF; this is encoded by the coding sequence ATGGCTCTATCCTTGTGTTGGATCCTGCTGACTGCCTCCGTTTCGCAGAGCGAAGAACCCCACAAACAACCATCTCCTCCCATAGATGATCCTTTCTTGCTATGGCGATTGGATGCAGTCAGGAAAAGAACCAGAGACATTCCTCAAAATGTATGGGAGCGGATTCGAAACGGTCAGAAGTGGACCTGGAATGAATATCCTGATCAAGTGCTTATTCAGGAAGAAAACGTTATCAAATGGCCCCGGTATTTGTCCGCTGCCCTAAATACCCCCGAGTGGTTGGATCTGGGCTTTACCAATCGAGTTCGTCGAGAAGGATTTGATTACCCTTTTAAGGCCGACCAGAAAGGCAATACCTGGACCTGGAATCAGCGAACCCGCTTTCGGGCCACGACCAAATGGAAGGTTTTCCGGGCTGAGCTAGAGTTTCAAGGAGCGAATTCCGGTGAACAGTCCAATACGGACGTCGTTGGTTCTTCCACGTTCAATGCGGCCAATATCCAACAATTGTTTGTGTCTATGACTCTCCCAAGTTTCCTGGAGACCGGCCTTCGAACGGATCTTCACGTCGGTCGCATTAATATGGATGTCGGGTCAAGACGCCTCGTCGCTCGTTCTCGTTTTCCAAATACCGCCCAACCCTTTGATGGTATTCATTGGAGAGTAGCTGAGACCAATCAGTGGTTTTTCCGCGCCTTTTTTTCGGAAGTTGTTTCCGATAACAACAACAGGAATCGCTTTGGCTTGTTTACGAATGGAGGTAATTATTTCTGGGGGCTTTCGTATGAAAACTCGCACGTTTCCTGGGCCAGAACCCAACTCTACTATTTTGGCAGGGATGAAAAGGAGAAGAAAGGAGGAACCGAACGAGAGCATTCAACATTAGGAGTCCGGGTCTATCAACGACCGGAAATTGGAGCGTATGATTATGAAGCGGAATCTGCCTGGCAATTCGGTACATTGGACAACATGGATCATTTTGCGTACCTCCAACATTTCTCCCTTGGCTATACCTTTGCCTTTCCATGGTCACCAAGGATTTTGGCCATGTATGATTATGCCAGTGGCACAAAAAATCCTAATGGGAACCAAAGCCATACTTTCGATAGCCTCTTTGGTGCGCGCAATTTTGAATATACCTCCACCAGTCTCTTCGGCCCTTTCTTTCGTTCCAACATCAGCTCGCCTGGCATCCGGCTGATCACTCACCCACTTCCAACCTTGGATATCAATGTGAAATACCGGGTCTGGTATTTGGCCCAATCCCGGGATAAGTGGGTCAACTCCGGCATGCAAGATCCAACGGGAGCCGCAGGAAATTTTTTAGGACAGGATGTGCAAGTCAGACTTCAATGGCGTCCTTCGCCAAGCTTCATCATTGATGCCGGCTATGAACACTTCTTTAAGGGCTCTTATATTAAAAATCAGACTGATGTGCCAGGAAATCCTCCAGCCAATGATACCAATTACTTCTATATCCAAACAGAAGTCAGATTTTAG
- a CDS encoding MlaA family lipoprotein has protein sequence MVKRVFLFFMLSMVGWFSSFSQAQEAGYDYPDVSPYAATVIGTPVALKAELPQHIPIEDRELNVFPDRALPDILWYGENMRYSLVTQDKPSPLIFVIAGTGAGYNSEKMQVLQRAFFQAGFHVLSLSSPTHPDFIVSASRTGIPGHLLEDSQDLYRVMRLAWLDIEHEIEVTEFYLTGYSLGAAQAAFVSQLDGEQDDFHFTKVLLINPPVSLYTSTSILDDLLANNIPGGMDQFPDFFDNVFHTFSEEYQHGEFVSLSGEFLYSAYKHRHLPDELLAALIGTSFRLSSANMVFTSDVLTNSGYIKPKNLVLSATDSVTDYFKVSNHVTFLDYFREMFYPFFQARYPGMTEQQLIANLSLATLEEYLRHTPKVGLLHNADDIILAPGELDYLKTLFGPRAKIYPRGGHCGNLDHRTTLNYIVDFFRNPLPPNTVQHPETMLPTPGPMAGGYPTHQAAGLNDFPAPRIPQRISYPSSLDFPSQLDQQIQNLESKLQESHAYLQAAQARATASENIPDAALRVSTRSAEDAEGGRIEPAKRPIEDVVHPDARYLVDVYDPIEGFNRGTYKFNAQFDEYVFLPVVEGYEAVMPDFFEDRISNFFSNIADIRNLINSMLQLKGEATLNTLGRFLINCTFGLGGFFDHATPLGLLQQTEDFGQTLGHYGLNPGAYVVLPIFGPSSIRDTTGLLTDSAASIFYLYTPLHLNHHFERSVPFSLTWGVDMRHQLSFRYYQTGSPFEYDLIRFLYTKYRELEIAK, from the coding sequence ATGGTCAAACGGGTCTTCTTGTTTTTCATGCTGTCGATGGTGGGCTGGTTTTCCTCTTTCAGTCAGGCTCAGGAGGCTGGCTACGATTATCCTGATGTGAGTCCATATGCCGCGACAGTAATTGGAACTCCGGTGGCACTAAAAGCCGAACTTCCCCAGCATATCCCCATTGAAGACCGTGAATTGAATGTATTTCCAGATCGCGCTCTCCCCGACATTCTCTGGTATGGGGAGAATATGCGGTATTCATTGGTGACCCAAGACAAACCCTCACCGTTGATATTTGTCATCGCCGGGACCGGCGCAGGGTATAATTCTGAAAAGATGCAGGTTCTGCAGCGAGCATTTTTTCAGGCGGGCTTCCATGTTCTCTCTTTATCCTCCCCTACTCATCCCGACTTTATCGTCTCGGCCTCCCGAACCGGGATCCCCGGTCATCTTCTGGAAGATTCACAAGACTTGTATCGAGTCATGCGATTGGCCTGGCTGGACATTGAACACGAAATCGAGGTCACAGAGTTTTATCTCACGGGATACAGTTTGGGCGCGGCCCAGGCGGCCTTTGTGTCCCAACTTGACGGCGAACAGGACGATTTCCATTTCACAAAAGTTCTGCTGATCAACCCGCCGGTAAGCTTATACACCTCGACCTCCATCCTTGATGACCTGCTGGCTAACAATATTCCCGGCGGAATGGATCAATTTCCGGATTTTTTCGACAACGTGTTTCATACCTTTTCGGAAGAATACCAGCATGGTGAATTCGTGAGTCTTAGCGGTGAATTTTTATATTCAGCCTATAAACACCGGCATCTTCCGGATGAGCTCCTAGCCGCACTCATTGGCACCTCGTTTCGCCTCTCATCCGCAAATATGGTTTTTACATCCGACGTCCTGACCAATTCGGGATATATCAAACCGAAAAATCTGGTGTTGTCGGCAACCGACTCGGTGACGGACTATTTTAAAGTCTCCAATCATGTGACATTTTTGGATTATTTCCGTGAAATGTTTTACCCGTTTTTTCAAGCTAGATACCCCGGGATGACGGAACAGCAGCTCATCGCAAACCTGAGTTTGGCCACACTGGAGGAATACCTAAGACACACCCCGAAAGTCGGACTTCTGCATAATGCGGATGACATCATCCTTGCGCCCGGCGAATTGGATTATCTCAAGACATTATTCGGGCCGCGGGCCAAAATTTATCCCCGGGGAGGACATTGCGGCAACCTGGATCACAGGACCACCCTGAATTATATCGTGGATTTCTTTCGAAACCCTCTCCCCCCAAACACGGTTCAGCACCCTGAAACCATGCTCCCGACGCCCGGACCGATGGCTGGTGGCTACCCGACGCATCAGGCAGCTGGACTGAACGATTTTCCTGCCCCTCGCATCCCACAGAGAATTTCATACCCATCCTCTCTCGACTTCCCATCTCAACTCGATCAACAAATCCAGAACTTAGAGAGCAAGCTTCAAGAATCTCATGCCTATCTGCAGGCCGCACAAGCCCGGGCGACAGCCTCGGAAAACATTCCTGACGCTGCGCTAAGGGTTAGTACCCGCAGCGCGGAGGACGCTGAAGGTGGAAGGATTGAACCGGCGAAACGGCCAATAGAGGACGTCGTGCATCCTGACGCCAGATATCTGGTGGATGTCTATGATCCCATAGAAGGGTTTAACCGGGGGACGTATAAGTTTAATGCACAGTTTGATGAATATGTTTTTCTGCCTGTGGTGGAAGGGTATGAAGCCGTCATGCCGGATTTTTTCGAGGATCGAATCTCAAATTTTTTCTCGAATATTGCCGACATCCGTAATCTGATCAACTCGATGCTTCAACTCAAGGGGGAAGCGACACTGAACACCTTGGGACGGTTTCTCATCAATTGCACTTTCGGATTAGGAGGATTTTTCGATCATGCCACTCCGTTAGGATTGCTGCAACAAACCGAGGATTTCGGCCAAACGCTAGGACATTACGGATTGAACCCGGGCGCCTATGTCGTACTTCCCATTTTTGGGCCTTCATCAATTAGAGATACGACCGGTCTGCTGACAGATTCCGCGGCCAGCATCTTCTATTTATACACTCCTTTGCATTTAAATCATCATTTTGAACGTAGTGTTCCCTTCAGTCTGACATGGGGAGTGGATATGAGGCATCAGTTGAGTTTTCGTTATTACCAAACGGGCTCTCCGTTCGAATATGACCTGATTCGGTTCCTTTATACCAAATATCGGGAATTGGAAATTGCCAAGTAG
- a CDS encoding efflux RND transporter permease subunit, producing the protein MAKFFIDRPIVAIVISIIMVVLGLVSMVQLPIALFPNIAPPEIMLQATYVGADAVTLEQSVATPIEQQMAGVDNSIYMYSMNANNGQMTLRVDFDVDTIPNDDQILTQMRYMQAESQLPADVRNYGVTIKKATTSPLAIFSLYSPGGTYDEIFLANYAYVNINDSLARVPGVAQVLIFGAGQYAMRFWVDPDHLAKLEITVAEILDAIKKQNTVNPAGQIGGQPVPQGQEFTYTVLAQGRLANEEEFGQIIVRANADGSIIRLKDVARIELGAQTYSQIGRLDGKPSAAIAIYQLPGSNAITTMDHAKKLMAEMKLRFPDDLEYKIALDTTLAVREGIKEIVHTLFEAVILVIIVVFLFLQGWRATLIPLIAVPVSLIGTFTVFPILDFSINTLSLLGLVLAIGLVVDDAIVVVEAVEHHIEKGLSPKDATRKAMDEVSGPVIAIALILSAVFIPTAFIPGITGSFYQQFALTIALSVILSAFNALTLSPALSAMLLRPKTPARGPLGAFFEWFNYRFERATTGYVGYCHHLIRKAGRSMVILLVFIIAAGFLGTRLPTGFLPTEDQGYVFLNLQLPLASSLQRTNEVAKKVEAILLETPGIQHVTTVVGYSLLSSVTTTYNGFFFVTLAPWEERTKPEEKLLAIFKDVNRKLAALPEAMAFLFPPPAIPGVGTSGGVSFVLEDRSGQDVAFLAKNLERFMEAARQRPEVASVNTTFIPAVPQVFAKVDRDKALKQGVQLEDVYKTLQAFMGGVMVNYFNRFGRVWQVYVQAEGDFRTNAENVGQFFVRNTSGEMVPLSTLVTMEKVSGPEFTMRFNGYRSAQIFASGKPGYTSGQVMEALEEVFTETMPHEMGFDYMGMSFQEKAAAEGVPASVIFGFSLLFVFLILAAQYESWGLPFSVLFCTPIAVFGAFGALWALGMENNVFTQIGLIMLIGLSAKNAILIVEFAKMEYEKGRSLVEAALTGARLRLRPILMTSLAFILGVVPLVLSSGAGAHGRILLGVAVIGGMIAASFIAIFLIPVAFYVVERLMHRHDEELPPDPEGPTSEDYEFLEDKDSLKISSQHKTGQASIHLQGEH; encoded by the coding sequence ATGGCCAAATTCTTTATCGACCGCCCGATCGTCGCCATCGTCATTTCGATCATCATGGTGGTTCTTGGCCTCGTCTCCATGGTGCAACTCCCCATTGCGCTGTTTCCCAACATTGCCCCTCCTGAAATCATGTTACAGGCCACGTATGTCGGCGCGGATGCCGTTACCCTGGAGCAGTCCGTGGCCACCCCCATCGAACAGCAGATGGCCGGAGTAGACAATTCCATCTATATGTATTCCATGAACGCCAACAATGGCCAGATGACGTTGCGCGTGGATTTTGACGTCGACACGATACCCAACGATGACCAGATCCTGACGCAGATGCGTTACATGCAGGCCGAATCGCAATTGCCTGCCGACGTGAGAAACTACGGGGTCACGATCAAAAAGGCCACCACCAGCCCACTGGCGATTTTCAGCCTCTATTCCCCTGGTGGCACGTATGACGAAATTTTTCTGGCCAATTACGCCTACGTCAACATCAACGATTCCCTTGCGAGGGTTCCCGGTGTGGCGCAGGTCTTGATCTTCGGAGCGGGTCAATATGCCATGCGCTTCTGGGTAGACCCCGACCATCTGGCTAAACTGGAAATCACGGTAGCCGAGATTCTGGATGCCATCAAAAAACAGAACACGGTCAACCCCGCCGGTCAGATCGGTGGGCAGCCCGTTCCCCAGGGACAGGAATTCACCTATACCGTGCTCGCCCAGGGCCGCCTGGCCAACGAGGAGGAGTTCGGGCAGATCATCGTGCGTGCCAACGCGGACGGCTCCATTATCCGGTTAAAGGATGTGGCGCGTATCGAACTGGGTGCGCAAACCTACAGTCAGATCGGCCGTCTGGACGGAAAGCCCAGTGCGGCCATTGCTATTTATCAACTTCCTGGTTCAAACGCCATCACTACCATGGATCACGCCAAGAAACTGATGGCAGAGATGAAGCTGCGGTTTCCTGACGATCTGGAGTACAAGATCGCGCTCGACACAACCCTGGCGGTGCGAGAGGGCATCAAGGAAATCGTGCATACCCTCTTCGAAGCGGTGATCCTCGTGATCATTGTGGTCTTCCTTTTCCTTCAGGGATGGCGGGCCACCCTCATCCCACTCATTGCGGTTCCTGTTTCTCTTATCGGGACATTCACGGTATTCCCCATATTGGACTTTTCGATCAACACGCTGTCGTTGCTGGGGCTGGTGTTGGCCATCGGCCTTGTAGTTGACGATGCCATCGTTGTGGTCGAGGCGGTCGAACACCATATCGAGAAGGGACTGTCCCCGAAGGATGCCACCCGGAAAGCCATGGATGAGGTCTCCGGACCGGTGATTGCGATCGCCCTAATCCTCTCGGCGGTTTTCATCCCGACGGCCTTCATCCCGGGGATTACGGGAAGCTTTTATCAGCAGTTCGCACTCACGATTGCTCTCTCAGTCATTCTTTCCGCCTTTAATGCGTTAACACTCAGCCCTGCTCTCTCTGCCATGCTCCTGCGTCCCAAAACCCCTGCAAGAGGACCATTGGGAGCCTTTTTCGAGTGGTTCAATTACCGGTTTGAACGGGCCACCACCGGATATGTTGGATATTGCCACCATCTCATTCGCAAGGCCGGACGGTCCATGGTCATCCTGCTTGTGTTCATTATTGCCGCAGGGTTTTTGGGAACACGCCTTCCCACCGGCTTCCTTCCGACGGAGGATCAGGGATATGTTTTCCTGAACCTCCAACTGCCGTTAGCGTCCTCACTGCAACGAACGAATGAAGTCGCCAAGAAGGTCGAAGCTATTCTGCTCGAGACTCCCGGCATTCAGCACGTCACCACCGTCGTGGGATATAGTTTGTTGAGCAGTGTGACGACGACCTATAACGGATTCTTTTTTGTCACACTCGCCCCATGGGAGGAACGCACCAAACCGGAGGAAAAACTTTTAGCTATTTTCAAAGATGTAAACCGGAAACTCGCGGCATTGCCTGAAGCCATGGCCTTTCTTTTCCCTCCGCCGGCCATTCCTGGCGTGGGGACCTCGGGAGGCGTTTCCTTCGTCCTGGAGGATCGTTCCGGACAGGATGTGGCCTTTCTTGCAAAAAACCTCGAACGTTTTATGGAAGCTGCCCGTCAACGACCGGAAGTCGCTTCCGTGAATACCACCTTTATTCCCGCAGTACCTCAAGTGTTTGCCAAAGTAGATCGGGACAAAGCGCTCAAACAAGGCGTGCAACTGGAGGATGTCTATAAAACGCTCCAGGCATTCATGGGGGGTGTGATGGTGAACTATTTCAATCGATTCGGCCGTGTCTGGCAGGTGTATGTGCAGGCGGAAGGAGACTTTCGGACCAATGCCGAAAACGTCGGTCAATTTTTCGTACGAAATACGTCCGGTGAAATGGTCCCGCTCTCGACCCTTGTCACTATGGAAAAAGTTTCCGGGCCTGAATTCACCATGCGCTTCAACGGCTACCGGTCCGCACAAATTTTCGCTTCCGGAAAACCGGGGTATACCTCCGGTCAGGTCATGGAAGCCTTGGAGGAGGTCTTTACCGAAACCATGCCACATGAAATGGGCTTCGATTACATGGGCATGTCATTCCAGGAAAAGGCCGCGGCTGAGGGAGTACCCGCCAGTGTGATTTTCGGCTTCTCCCTCCTCTTTGTCTTTCTGATCCTGGCAGCCCAGTATGAGAGTTGGGGTCTCCCCTTCAGTGTGCTTTTCTGCACGCCGATCGCCGTGTTCGGAGCGTTTGGAGCTCTGTGGGCACTTGGAATGGAAAACAACGTGTTCACTCAAATCGGCCTCATCATGCTCATCGGCCTGTCTGCAAAAAACGCGATCCTGATCGTGGAATTCGCAAAAATGGAATATGAAAAAGGTCGTTCTCTGGTGGAGGCAGCACTTACGGGAGCCCGGCTACGCCTACGGCCGATCCTGATGACCTCGCTGGCCTTTATCCTGGGAGTGGTTCCTCTGGTTCTCTCATCGGGGGCAGGCGCACACGGGAGAATTCTTCTCGGGGTGGCCGTGATCGGAGGGATGATCGCCGCCAGCTTTATTGCCATTTTTCTTATCCCTGTCGCGTTTTATGTCGTAGAACGGCTCATGCACCGTCATGACGAGGAACTCCCCCCGGACCCTGAGGGCCCGACATCCGAAGACTATGAGTTCCTGGAGGATAAAGATTCACTTAAAATATCCTCACAACACAAAACCGGACAGGCTTCAATTCATCTTCAGGGAGAGCACTGA
- a CDS encoding efflux RND transporter periplasmic adaptor subunit, with translation MRVHTPHTHFRKGSKLLLCLMLAMTSGCDRPEAESTATPPEVLVAEVIQKDVPIYGEWVGTTVGYVDAQIRARIQGYLLSRHYTEGSVVKANDLLFKIDPRPYKATLDQLKAELIRADAAYKKSLLDIKRNTPLAAEGAISQKELDDAIQAGTANRASVASARAKLDNAQLNLDWTSVTSPISGIAGIATAQIGDLIVENTVMTTVSQVDPIKVNFPISEREYLQFADRIAKAGNKAEAQRSNKHTLELVLADGSVYPHKGRAVLADRQVDGKTGTITIVSYFPNPTHLLRPGLFAKVRASIETRVGGLLVPQRAVKELQGTYQVGIIGAENKVAFRNVIPSHRIGSLWLIDEGLKPGEMVIVEGLLKVRDGMEVTPKLTQAETQPGAEGSPEQPDTTQ, from the coding sequence ATGCGAGTACACACTCCACATACCCATTTCAGGAAAGGGTCAAAGCTGCTGCTATGCCTGATGTTGGCGATGACCTCCGGGTGCGATCGCCCGGAAGCGGAATCCACCGCCACGCCCCCGGAGGTGTTGGTTGCGGAGGTAATTCAAAAAGACGTCCCGATTTATGGAGAGTGGGTCGGAACGACAGTTGGCTATGTGGATGCGCAGATTCGCGCCAGAATTCAGGGATATCTCCTGTCCCGACATTACACGGAAGGATCCGTTGTCAAAGCCAACGATCTCTTGTTTAAAATCGATCCACGACCTTACAAGGCAACCCTGGATCAGTTGAAGGCCGAACTCATCAGGGCGGACGCGGCCTATAAAAAAAGCCTGCTTGACATCAAGCGGAACACCCCTCTTGCGGCGGAAGGGGCCATCAGCCAGAAGGAACTGGATGATGCCATACAAGCCGGCACGGCAAACCGGGCCTCGGTCGCTTCTGCGCGCGCCAAATTGGACAATGCCCAACTCAACCTTGATTGGACCAGTGTGACGTCTCCGATCAGCGGGATAGCCGGAATCGCTACCGCGCAAATCGGTGATCTCATCGTCGAGAATACGGTGATGACGACGGTCTCTCAAGTAGACCCGATTAAGGTCAATTTCCCCATTAGTGAGAGGGAATATTTACAATTTGCGGATCGGATCGCGAAAGCCGGTAATAAGGCCGAAGCACAACGATCCAATAAACATACTCTCGAGCTGGTCCTTGCCGACGGAAGCGTCTACCCGCACAAGGGGAGAGCCGTACTCGCTGATCGCCAGGTTGATGGCAAAACCGGAACGATCACCATCGTGAGTTATTTCCCGAACCCTACCCATCTCCTACGCCCCGGCCTCTTTGCCAAAGTGCGTGCCTCTATCGAAACCCGAGTAGGAGGACTCTTAGTTCCACAGCGGGCCGTCAAGGAACTTCAGGGTACGTATCAGGTCGGAATAATCGGAGCCGAGAACAAGGTGGCTTTTCGAAACGTGATTCCCAGTCACAGGATCGGATCACTCTGGCTGATTGATGAAGGCCTGAAACCCGGCGAGATGGTCATCGTTGAAGGCCTTCTCAAGGTCCGTGATGGGATGGAGGTCACACCCAAATTGACCCAGGCCGAAACACAACCCGGCGCCGAGGGTTCCCCCGAACAACCTGACACGACCCAATAA